GCATGGCAGTTTGGTGGCTAGTGAGGAGGACATAGATGTGGCGGTGGTTGGTTGACGGAGAGGTCGGAGATGTCTTCTCTAGACATAAATGtattaaatgaaaaagaaaaaaaaaaaagccaaacaaaatttttaaacaaaagcaaaaaaacaAGGGAATTAGAATCTTTCGAATCTCAACTAGAATCATGTTGTTATTGCATTTAGTTAAGAAAAACTACCACATGAGCAATAAGTGCTCTACAATGCAATAAAAAGTCACAAAGTGACTTATAATGTAAATCActcaaaaaaaatcatactagAAGAGAGCATTTAAGGAGATTGTACACTTCAAGAAACAGTGAATGCTTTACTTAAATGCATTTTGGGGCACTGCACTGTCGATCTCGTTTGACTCTTGTAAATAAAATCACTATATACTAACCAAATCAACAGATCTATCTATATTCGTATATCATGACAAAACCTCTGTATATAAAAACCAATAACATTCTCAAAGATACAAACGTCAACTCTCTCACAAACCAAAACTAACTTTCAGCATGAACAACACCTACAAGTTCCAAAGCCTCTTCTCCTCTCTCATCTTCCTCCTATTCCTCTCCACACTCCTACCAATTTCGAGAACCAACGCACTCAACTCCCGTGGTGGCTGCCGACATCCGCCGTCGCAAACCAGCTGCAAGACATGCATGGCGGAGCAGATGAACTACGGCTGCCCTAAGTGTGTGCCGGTGCTCCGGTGCATGGCTCGTTGCCTTTGGGGTGGTGTATCTCAGAGGACATGCACCACCACATGCGGCTGCGACACCGTGGCCAAGCCCTCGCTTCTGGAATGTAAACGCTGTGTTTCTAGGTGTAAGTGTAGCTGTGCGGATTAGGAACTTAGCGGCTTAATGCTCTCTCTTTGATGTTGCAATAACATGTTGAATAATGTTGGATCTTTGTTGCTTAACTTTATGTTATATAATGTTGAATGCTTACCTATATACTATAGTTCATATATTACTGATATCCCTTACAGCTTCTCCTAAGATAAAGAGTAAAGAGACATATACTGATATCCCTACAGCTTCTCCTAAGATAAACAGCTCATAGGATATCCTGATGAGGCTAAGCCGAGATAAAGAGAACCGAAGTTTTACAATTAGatatttcaacttttttttttgtcaacagatAATTCAacttaaatttgaaaattagagATTTTCTTAAAAGGGGTGtatatttattgttattatttataCAAGCCAGTTTAATAACAAGAAATACATTATAGGATGGTAACAGATAGAAAAACTCTGTACTCCATTCTGTGTTAGgcaaagaaaaaagaacaaaatatccacaaagaaaaaacatatgGAAAGACTAACTCGAGTATTAACCACACACAAATTATAGTCTCGTAGCCAAAAGAATGTAATTGTGAGTAGTCGTTAATCATAAGGCAATgcattttcttctctctctctctcagtggTTTGTAACTAGTAGTAAGGAGGGGAAGCATAGGAGACACTTGGAATTGGTGGAAGAGTCGTGTCGGGGTAGgaaggaggaggtggtggtgtgTAAGAATATTCAGGAGCTGGTTCATAACTTGGTGATGCTTGGGGAGGATGGCTGTCTTTACATCCCTTTGTTGGCGGCGGAGACTGGCTTGGTGAATAATAATACTCAGTTGGTGGTGGAGGATTTGGTGTTTCCCATGGATAGTAAACcggtgatggtggtggtggactTTTTGTTTCTGAAGGATAGTATACCGGTGTTGGTGGTGGAGGACTTGGTGTTTCCCACGGATAGTAAACcggtgatggtggtggtggactTTGTGTTTCCGATGGATAGTATACTGGTGATGGCGGTGGAGGGCTTTGTGTTTCCGGTGCATAGTATACTGGTGATGGTGGTGGCGGTCTCTGCGTCACGGGTGCATAGAATACAACAGGCGGTGGCGGAGATGATTCGGGACACGGCGGTGGTGGACTTGGAGGAGGCGGAAGTGGAGGAGATGAGTACACGTACGGTGGAGGGGGAGGAGATGAGTATACATAAGGCGGTGGAGGAGATGGGGATGGTGATGGAGGAGGGTAAGCACGAACGGTAGGCGACATCTTGGACGACGGTGGTGGAGGCGAAGTGTAAACGTAAATCGGTGGAGGAAGCATCCGAACAGCGGGAGCCATCTTGAACGTCGGCGGTGGTGGAGAGAAGATGTTGAAACATCCAAACGTACTGCAATCAACAGGACCTGCCAACAGAGATAAACACTCTTTAACCGATCTTTGACTAGCCATACCAGCAATACAGTTCATGGAGCCGTTCACAACGGCCTCGGTTACAGATAGAGCTGCGCATATAGGAGCACGACCGGTGAAGAAGTTGGAAGCGTAAGTGAAGTTCTCAAGGTTAGGAAGCTGGCAGATACTTGGAGGAATAAGTCCCGAGAAGCCATTATTAGCCACGTGAAGCTCTTCTAAGCTCTTCATGTTGCCGATGCTAGATGGTAGTAAACCGCGCAGAGTGTTTGAACTGATGTCGAAAACCGTCACGTTCTTGAGGTTTCCTATCTGAGGAGGTAAACAACCGGTTAAGTTATCGTTAGAGAGGATAAGCTCGTTGAGTGTCTTCCCCATCTGACCTATACTTCCTGGTATGCATCCTCCAAGATCGTTGTCCGCAAGAACCAGAGCGGAAACAGGGGAGTTCCCCATGTTGTCGGGGATCCCAAACCGAAACCTGTTATGATTCAAGAAGATAGCGTCGAGCCTTCTGTCGAAGAGCTTTGAAGGGATCTTTCCTTCGAAATCGTTGAAGCGGAGATCCAAGAACTTAAGAGAAGGTAAAGAGAGGACAACGCTAGGGAACTTCCCAACGAATCTGTTGTTGCTAAGGTCAAGCTCGTGGAGAAGCTTCATGCGGTTGAACGTGAGGGGGACTTCACCGCAGAAACGGTTCGAGTTGAGATGAAAGAGAGCGAGATCAGTAAGGAGACCAAGCTCGGCAGGCAAGTAACCAGCCATGTCGGCGTGGTTGAGGTCAATGCCTGCAACGACTCTGGTTTTGGGGTATGAGTTTGGAGAAGGAGCACAGTAGATTCCATTGTAGGAGCAAACATCTGAGCCGTTCCAGTTGGCTGTGAAGTTGAAAGGGTCAGAGaagattgtttgtttccatgATTGGAGAGCAATGTAGGCTTCACGTAGTTTCGGGTTCTCGAACTTGAGTTTCGGGTCTACTTTGATATGATTTCCCAAGCCGCTTTCATCAGCTTTGATCTGTAACAAACAAATGGATGAGAgcaaaaggaagaagacaagacgAAGAGGAGGGATCAGCATTTCTTATGGGTCAAGAAACCCActttttacttattattgtgaCATCTATTATCTCTATGTgctttcatttttataaaacagTTTAGAAGATCCAAAGTCGTATTCTTTCTTTATCTCTTAGTTTTCCCTTTTTTACTGAAATTGTCAATTACATGTTTACACGTAGAGGAGACAAAAAGAGCTG
The window above is part of the Brassica napus cultivar Da-Ae chromosome C8, Da-Ae, whole genome shotgun sequence genome. Proteins encoded here:
- the LOC106414474 gene encoding uncharacterized protein LOC106414474; this encodes MNNTYKFQSLFSSLIFLLFLSTLLPISRTNALNSRGGCRHPPSQTSCKTCMAEQMNYGCPKCVPVLRCMARCLWGGVSQRTCTTTCGCDTVAKPSLLECKRCVSRCKCSCAD
- the LOC106412257 gene encoding leucine-rich repeat extensin-like protein 1, which produces MLIPPLRLVFFLLLSSICLLQIKADESGLGNHIKVDPKLKFENPKLREAYIALQSWKQTIFSDPFNFTANWNGSDVCSYNGIYCAPSPNSYPKTRVVAGIDLNHADMAGYLPAELGLLTDLALFHLNSNRFCGEVPLTFNRMKLLHELDLSNNRFVGKFPSVVLSLPSLKFLDLRFNDFEGKIPSKLFDRRLDAIFLNHNRFRFGIPDNMGNSPVSALVLADNDLGGCIPGSIGQMGKTLNELILSNDNLTGCLPPQIGNLKNVTVFDISSNTLRGLLPSSIGNMKSLEELHVANNGFSGLIPPSICQLPNLENFTYASNFFTGRAPICAALSVTEAVVNGSMNCIAGMASQRSVKECLSLLAGPVDCSTFGCFNIFSPPPPTFKMAPAVRMLPPPIYVYTSPPPPSSKMSPTVRAYPPPSPSPSPPPPYVYSSPPPPPYVYSSPPLPPPPSPPPPCPESSPPPPVVFYAPVTQRPPPPSPVYYAPETQSPPPPSPVYYPSETQSPPPPSPVYYPWETPSPPPPTPVYYPSETKSPPPPSPVYYPWETPNPPPPTEYYYSPSQSPPPTKGCKDSHPPQASPSYEPAPEYSYTPPPPPSYPDTTLPPIPSVSYASPPYY